A part of Mesoplodon densirostris isolate mMesDen1 chromosome 10, mMesDen1 primary haplotype, whole genome shotgun sequence genomic DNA contains:
- the LOC132497237 gene encoding histone H2A type 1-H-like: MSGRGKEGGKARAKAKTRSSRGGLQFPVGRVHGLLRKGNYAERVGDGAPVYLAAVLEHLTAEILELAGNGGRDKKTRIIPRHRQLAIRYDEELNKLLGEVTIAQGGVLPNIQALLLPKKTESHHRAKGQVNLPQRLF; encoded by the coding sequence ATGTCTGGACGAGGAAAAGAGGGCGGCAAAGCGCGAGCAAAGGCCAAGACCCGCTCTTCGCGGGGCGGGCTCCAGTTCCCCGTGGGCCGAGTCCACGGCCTGCTTCGCAAGGGTAACTATGCCGAGCGGGTCGGGGACGGCGCGCCGGTGTACCTGGCGGCGGTGCTGGAGCACCTGACGGCCGAGATCCTGGAGCTGGCGGGCAACGGGGGCCGCGACAAGAAGACGCGCATCATCCCGCGTCACCGGCAGCTGGCCATCCGCTACGACGAGGAGCTCAACAAGCTGCTGGGCGAAGTCACCATCGCTCAGGGCGGCGTCCTGCCCAACATCCAGGCCCTGCTGCTGCCTAAGAAGACCGAGAGCCACCACAGGGCAAAGGGGCAAGTGAATCTGCCGCAAAGGCTCTTTTGA
- the LOC132497382 gene encoding histone H2B type 1-L-like, with product MPELAKSAPASKKGSKKAVTKAQKKDGKKRKRSRKESYSVYVYKVLKQVHPDTGISSKAMGIMNSFVNDIFERIAGEASRLAHYNKRSTITSREIQTAVRLLLPGELAKHAVSEGTKAVTKYTSSK from the coding sequence ATGCCTGAGCTGGCTAAATCTGCTCCTGCTTCCAAGAAGGGATCTAAGAAGGCGGTGACCAAGGCGCAGAAGAAGGATGGCAAGAAGCGCAAGCGCAGCCGCAAGGAGAGCTACTCTGTATATGTGTACAAGGTGCTGAAGCAGGTCCACCCGGACACCGGCATCTCGTCCAAGGCCATGGGCATCATGAACTCGTTCGTCAATGACATCTTTGAGCGCATCGCGGGCGAGGCGTCGCGCCTGGCGCATTACAACAAACGCTCGACCATCACCTCCAGGGAGATCCAGACGGCCGTACGTCTGCTGCTGCCTGGGGAGCTGGCCAAGCACGCCGTGTCCGAGGGAACCAAGGCTGTCACCAAGTACACCAGCTCCAAGTAA